From a single Adhaeribacter swui genomic region:
- a CDS encoding glycoside hydrolase family 16 protein yields MLYLHVFLALWLTVISWLSPALVKKRKLVWREEFNTTGQPNAQDWVYETGYIRNNEMQYYTNRPENAHLENGNLVIEARLDSLPVNGQVAPVTSASLTTQGKHEWQYGRIEVRTKIPSARGTWPAIWFLGKNHPQVGWPACGELDLMEHVGFDPDTLHFNIHTKAYNHSQHTNKGQKVGLNNPAADYHIYTLDWTKEKVDFILDGKTVFTFRNEGTGPDAWPYDQPFYLILNLAIGGAWGGQKGVDVQALPQKFYIDYVRVYQ; encoded by the coding sequence ATGTTGTACCTGCATGTATTTCTGGCATTGTGGTTAACGGTTATTTCTTGGCTTAGTCCCGCGCTAGTGAAAAAACGCAAATTAGTATGGCGCGAAGAGTTTAATACTACCGGTCAGCCTAACGCGCAGGATTGGGTTTACGAAACGGGCTACATCCGCAATAACGAAATGCAGTATTATACCAATCGTCCGGAAAATGCGCACCTGGAAAATGGTAATCTGGTAATTGAAGCCCGCTTGGATTCTTTGCCAGTCAACGGCCAGGTGGCACCGGTAACCTCAGCGAGTTTAACCACCCAAGGCAAACACGAATGGCAATACGGGCGCATCGAAGTACGGACCAAAATACCATCGGCGCGGGGAACCTGGCCGGCCATTTGGTTTTTGGGCAAAAACCACCCGCAAGTAGGCTGGCCCGCCTGCGGCGAACTGGACTTAATGGAACACGTGGGCTTCGACCCGGATACGCTGCATTTTAACATTCACACCAAAGCTTATAACCACAGCCAGCATACCAACAAGGGCCAAAAAGTAGGATTAAACAACCCTGCCGCCGATTACCACATTTACACCCTAGACTGGACTAAAGAAAAAGTAGATTTTATTCTGGATGGCAAAACTGTTTTTACTTTCCGTAACGAAGGTACCGGACCGGATGCCTGGCCCTACGATCAGCCTTTTTACTTAATCTTAAACCTGGCGATTGGAGGAGCTTGGGGCGGACAAAAAGGCGTGGATGTGCAAGCCTTACCACAAAAGTTTTATATCGACTACGTGCGGGTTTATCAGTAA
- a CDS encoding glycosyl-4,4'-diaponeurosporenoate acyltransferase CrtO family protein, with translation MNAGEQKSATKLKRTVFWYNAVPNLFWSVINLVPIYIFCYRYLALPVLFVFLGVSLLSLFLPKTFFSKLQLGHTPAIYHKIGIRFINKFTQNGQIINNLIQKKYPQYRVVSARKRSMQAMLQQTYVFEKFHLSLFVFFNLICLSAINKSLWGWASIILLTNILYNVYPCFLQQYIRLKLQNAATRNPPI, from the coding sequence ATGAATGCCGGGGAACAAAAAAGTGCCACCAAATTAAAACGCACGGTGTTTTGGTATAACGCTGTTCCTAACCTGTTTTGGTCTGTTATCAACCTGGTACCCATTTACATTTTCTGTTATAGATACCTGGCTCTTCCGGTATTGTTTGTTTTCTTGGGAGTAAGCCTGCTTAGTTTATTTTTGCCAAAAACCTTTTTTAGTAAACTGCAATTAGGCCATACCCCAGCAATTTATCACAAAATTGGTATTCGGTTTATTAATAAGTTTACTCAAAACGGACAAATCATTAATAACCTTATTCAAAAGAAATATCCGCAGTACCGGGTGGTTTCGGCGCGAAAACGTTCAATGCAGGCCATGTTGCAACAAACTTACGTTTTCGAGAAATTTCATTTGAGCTTGTTCGTGTTTTTTAATTTGATCTGCTTATCCGCCATTAATAAAAGTCTTTGGGGTTGGGCGAGCATCATCTTACTCACTAACATTTTATACAATGTTTACCCATGCTTTTTGCAGCAATACATCCGGCTCAAACTGCAAAATGCCGCTACCCGGAATCCACCAATTTAA
- a CDS encoding MFS transporter, with amino-acid sequence MNPIFSIYRNAFSGLSTPAWMLALVMLINRTGAMVLPFLSIYLTEVLHFTVQQVGFTLSLFGLGSMCGSFLGGWLTDKLGHFRVQVMSLLGSGVCFFLLLPLKTFVAFAPGMFFLSLIAECLRPANAASVSFYTSGANITRAFSLNRMAVNLGFSIGPVLGGLLATFSYQWLFLADGFSSLAAGLFFYFYFRHRQGHAPTTKTTTDTAPIRNSPYRDQKYVLYAVLSGCFGIIFFQFFSNLPLYYRQVYELPRTNIGLLFALNGFVVFSLEMILVYLLGPRFKLAHLISIGTLLVGFSFIILNWFQGVWMLYLSMFLLSVAEILAMPFMATVPVQRSDTSNRGAYMGLFNLSYSVAFVVGPYLGSSIITHFGFPVLWGFTATLATITSLGFWMLVPKMEKAQEPERVTG; translated from the coding sequence ATGAACCCGATTTTTTCTATTTACCGGAATGCCTTTAGTGGCTTATCCACGCCGGCCTGGATGTTGGCTTTGGTGATGCTGATTAACCGCACCGGAGCCATGGTTTTGCCTTTCTTAAGCATTTATTTAACCGAAGTTTTACATTTTACGGTGCAGCAAGTAGGGTTTACGCTGAGTTTGTTTGGCTTAGGTTCCATGTGCGGTTCTTTCTTGGGTGGCTGGCTCACCGATAAGCTAGGGCATTTCCGGGTGCAGGTAATGAGCTTGCTGGGCAGCGGGGTTTGTTTCTTTTTGTTGTTGCCTTTAAAAACCTTTGTGGCGTTTGCGCCCGGCATGTTTTTCCTGAGTTTAATTGCCGAATGTCTGCGGCCGGCCAATGCGGCTTCGGTGAGCTTTTATACCAGCGGCGCCAATATTACCCGGGCTTTTTCCCTGAACCGGATGGCCGTAAATCTGGGTTTTTCTATTGGTCCGGTACTGGGTGGTTTGCTGGCTACTTTTTCGTACCAATGGCTGTTTCTGGCCGATGGTTTTAGCAGTTTGGCGGCCGGTTTGTTTTTCTATTTTTACTTCCGGCACCGGCAAGGTCACGCACCCACCACCAAAACAACAACCGATACCGCCCCCATCCGCAACTCACCTTACCGCGACCAGAAATACGTATTATATGCCGTACTCAGTGGCTGCTTCGGAATCATATTTTTTCAATTTTTCTCGAATTTACCCTTGTACTACCGGCAAGTCTACGAGCTGCCCCGCACCAATATTGGTTTGCTGTTCGCCCTGAACGGATTCGTGGTGTTCTCGCTCGAAATGATTTTGGTTTATTTACTGGGGCCTCGGTTTAAACTAGCCCATTTAATTAGTATCGGCACTTTACTGGTTGGGTTTTCCTTTATTATCCTCAACTGGTTTCAAGGGGTTTGGATGCTGTACCTATCCATGTTTTTGCTGAGTGTAGCCGAAATTCTGGCTATGCCTTTTATGGCTACCGTACCCGTGCAACGTTCCGATACCAGCAACCGCGGCGCTTACATGGGTTTGTTTAATTTATCGTATTCCGTGGCTTTTGTGGTGGGGCCTTACCTGGGTTCCAGTATAATTACGCATTTCGGGTTTCCGGTGCTATGGGGTTTTACAGCTACTTTAGCTACCATCACGTCTTTAGGTTTCTGGATGCTGGTACCCAAAATGGAAAAAGCCCAGGAACCCGAACGCGTAACCGGGTAA
- a CDS encoding YdcF family protein: MAFSEETIRLAQQIWDYHHVNHTLQPADCIMVLGSHDLRVAERGAELWLQGYAPWLLFAGGLGRLTLGLWQETEADKFAAVAQQMGVPAENILIENRSTNTGENVALSYQLLQARQIKVKRFILVQKPYMERRTLATFEKQWPGEQTEILVTSPQIAFKDYPNQDVTLEEVISIMLGDLQRIKVYPEKGFQTYQPIPAEVWAAYEQLVAQGFTSHLIAE; this comes from the coding sequence ATGGCCTTTTCCGAAGAAACCATCCGATTAGCCCAGCAAATCTGGGATTACCACCACGTGAATCATACGCTACAACCCGCCGACTGCATTATGGTACTGGGTAGCCACGACTTGCGCGTAGCCGAAAGAGGCGCCGAACTCTGGTTGCAAGGTTATGCTCCCTGGCTGCTTTTTGCCGGCGGTTTGGGCCGCTTAACCTTGGGGTTGTGGCAAGAAACCGAAGCCGATAAATTTGCGGCGGTAGCGCAACAAATGGGCGTGCCCGCCGAAAATATCTTGATCGAAAACCGCTCGACCAACACCGGCGAAAACGTGGCTTTATCGTACCAATTGTTACAAGCGCGCCAGATTAAAGTAAAGCGTTTTATTTTGGTGCAGAAACCTTATATGGAGCGGCGTACTTTGGCTACTTTCGAGAAACAATGGCCCGGCGAACAAACCGAAATTCTGGTTACCTCGCCCCAGATCGCCTTTAAAGATTATCCCAATCAGGATGTTACCCTGGAAGAAGTTATTTCGATTATGCTGGGCGATTTGCAAAGAATTAAGGTTTATCCCGAAAAAGGGTTTCAAACGTATCAACCCATTCCGGCGGAGGTTTGGGCAGCTTACGAGCAATTAGTGGCCCAGGGATTTACGAGCCATTTAATTGCGGAGTAA
- a CDS encoding SGNH/GDSL hydrolase family protein, translated as MPHLTEALPRQNFPAGKAGDGFTFLFQGDSITDGNRTRNNDWNHVMGHGYAYIIASKLWYEYPAKQFHFFNRGISGNKITDLAARWQTDTLELKPDVLSILVGINDVSALLNGNQDFTAEQYEKNYRALLQQTKQQLPQVQLVLGEPFILPVGRVKEKWDDYNREVKLRQQIVKRLCTDFNAILVEYQQAFNKALSKAPADYWIWDGIHPMPAGHELMAREWLAQISKKLKFIKA; from the coding sequence ATGCCCCACCTGACTGAAGCGCTTCCGCGGCAAAATTTTCCGGCGGGTAAAGCGGGAGATGGGTTTACTTTTTTGTTTCAGGGCGATTCCATTACCGACGGCAACCGTACCCGCAACAACGATTGGAATCACGTAATGGGCCACGGCTACGCCTATATTATCGCTAGCAAGTTGTGGTACGAATACCCGGCGAAGCAATTTCATTTTTTTAACCGGGGCATCAGCGGCAACAAAATCACGGATTTGGCTGCTCGTTGGCAAACCGACACGCTGGAGTTAAAACCCGATGTTTTAAGCATTTTGGTAGGCATCAACGATGTATCGGCCTTACTGAACGGCAACCAGGATTTTACAGCCGAGCAGTACGAAAAAAATTACCGGGCTTTGTTGCAGCAAACCAAACAACAACTACCCCAGGTACAATTGGTGCTGGGCGAACCGTTTATTTTGCCAGTAGGCCGGGTAAAAGAAAAATGGGACGATTACAACCGCGAAGTAAAGCTCAGGCAGCAAATTGTAAAACGCCTTTGCACCGATTTTAATGCTATTTTGGTTGAGTATCAGCAAGCTTTTAATAAGGCCCTATCCAAAGCTCCCGCCGATTACTGGATCTGGGACGGCATCCACCCCATGCCTGCCGGTCACGAGTTAATGGCCCGCGAGTGGCTGGCCCAGATCAGTAAAAAATTAAAATTTATCAAAGCCTGA
- a CDS encoding lactonase family protein, whose amino-acid sequence MSLLSTSRRQFMKTTGLGLAGLPWLLQACAGGKAGQKSAASYFVYVGTYAKPDQDSIFGFQLNPATGELTRQLAFKGGENPSFLTLNSKKTLLYAVNEIGNFNNAKSGAISSFAVDKKTGQLTLLNQQATEGSSPCYVSLDKTEKVALAANYGGGNVVSYPVQENGSLRKAVGNEQHQGNSISNRQSGPHAHCIIPDPKNNFILAVDLGLDQVLGYRLDPNNGKLTRAAQPAFQTKPGAGPRHLTFHPNGKIAFLICELDSTMIALAYNETQGTFTEIQTLSTLPADFTGESYCADVHVSPDGKFLYGSNRGHNSMVVYAINPDTGQLTLVQHVSTQGNWPRNFAIDPSGRILLVANERSDDIYTYRIDQSTGQLTPTGFSVKVPKPVCLQVVSDFS is encoded by the coding sequence ATGAGTTTATTATCTACTTCGCGTCGTCAATTTATGAAAACTACCGGCCTGGGACTGGCTGGGCTTCCGTGGTTGTTGCAGGCTTGCGCCGGCGGCAAAGCTGGCCAAAAATCGGCTGCTTCGTATTTTGTGTACGTGGGCACCTACGCCAAACCCGACCAGGACAGCATTTTTGGTTTCCAGTTAAACCCGGCTACCGGGGAGCTTACCCGGCAATTAGCTTTTAAAGGCGGCGAAAACCCTTCTTTCTTAACTTTAAACAGTAAAAAAACCTTACTATACGCCGTAAACGAAATTGGCAATTTTAATAATGCGAAAAGTGGGGCCATCAGCTCCTTTGCCGTCGATAAAAAAACTGGTCAGCTTACGTTGCTGAACCAACAAGCTACTGAAGGATCTTCCCCTTGCTATGTGTCGTTGGATAAAACCGAAAAAGTAGCGTTAGCGGCTAATTACGGGGGTGGCAATGTGGTGAGTTACCCGGTTCAGGAAAATGGCAGCTTACGCAAAGCCGTGGGCAACGAGCAACACCAGGGTAACAGCATTTCTAACCGGCAAAGCGGACCGCACGCCCATTGCATTATCCCGGATCCGAAAAACAATTTTATTCTGGCGGTAGATCTGGGCCTGGACCAAGTATTAGGTTACCGGCTCGATCCAAATAACGGAAAACTTACCCGCGCAGCTCAACCGGCTTTCCAGACCAAACCTGGGGCCGGACCACGGCATTTAACTTTTCACCCGAACGGCAAAATAGCGTTCCTGATTTGTGAGCTAGACTCTACCATGATCGCTTTGGCTTACAACGAAACTCAGGGCACTTTTACCGAAATTCAAACGCTTTCTACTTTACCGGCCGATTTTACCGGCGAAAGTTACTGCGCCGATGTGCACGTATCGCCGGATGGTAAGTTTTTGTACGGCTCTAACCGGGGCCATAACAGCATGGTGGTGTACGCCATTAACCCCGATACCGGGCAGCTTACTTTGGTGCAGCACGTAAGTACCCAGGGTAATTGGCCCCGTAATTTTGCCATTGATCCTTCGGGCCGGATTCTGTTAGTGGCTAACGAGCGTTCCGATGATATTTACACCTACCGCATCGATCAAAGTACCGGACAGCTAACCCCTACGGGTTTCTCAGTTAAAGTACCCAAGCCGGTTTGTTTGCAAGTAGTTTCGGATTTTAGTTAG
- a CDS encoding SDR family oxidoreductase has product MLTSPMLQENALQNKVLVITGGGTGLGKAMAEMFLRLGAQVVITSRKLPVLEQTATELQQLTGGSILPLACDVRDYNAVETMLERAVAHCGKIDGLVNNAAGNFVSPTERLSPKAFEVVTDIVLKGSYHTTLALGKHWIAAQQPGCFLNIVTTYAWTGSGYVVPSACAKAGVLALTRSLAAEWAKYDIRSNAIAPGPFPTEGAMSRLFPAPLADTLDPVKRIPLKRLGNPAELANLAAYLISDYAAFINGEVITMDGGEWLYGAGEFNHFDEVPSSIWDSLEHQRREKKE; this is encoded by the coding sequence ATGCTAACCAGCCCCATGTTACAGGAAAATGCTTTACAAAATAAAGTTTTAGTAATAACCGGGGGCGGAACCGGATTGGGTAAGGCCATGGCCGAAATGTTTCTGCGGCTGGGAGCGCAGGTGGTAATTACCAGCCGCAAATTGCCCGTGCTGGAGCAAACCGCTACGGAATTGCAACAACTTACCGGCGGTAGTATTTTACCTTTAGCCTGCGATGTACGCGATTACAACGCCGTAGAAACCATGCTGGAGCGCGCCGTAGCACATTGCGGTAAAATTGACGGCTTAGTTAACAATGCCGCAGGCAATTTTGTGAGCCCCACAGAGCGATTAAGCCCGAAAGCTTTTGAGGTGGTAACGGATATTGTTTTAAAAGGCAGTTATCATACAACTTTAGCGCTGGGCAAACACTGGATTGCGGCGCAACAACCCGGCTGTTTTTTAAATATTGTTACAACCTACGCCTGGACGGGTTCGGGTTACGTGGTACCTTCGGCTTGCGCCAAGGCGGGGGTGCTGGCGCTTACCCGTTCTTTGGCCGCCGAGTGGGCTAAGTACGACATTCGTTCCAACGCCATTGCGCCGGGTCCATTTCCTACCGAAGGAGCCATGAGCCGCCTCTTTCCAGCACCGCTCGCCGATACGCTCGATCCGGTAAAGCGAATTCCGTTAAAACGCCTGGGCAACCCCGCCGAATTAGCGAACCTGGCTGCTTATCTTATTTCGGATTATGCGGCTTTTATAAACGGCGAAGTAATAACGATGGATGGCGGCGAGTGGCTTTACGGTGCCGGCGAATTCAATCATTTCGACGAGGTGCCTAGCTCCATATGGGATAGCCTGGAACACCAACGCCGCGAAAAGAAAGAATAA